The nucleotide window GCCGGTCGAACATCGTCGGCAAGCCGCTCGCGAACATGCTCCTCCAGAAAACAGCGGGCGGGAACGCGACCGTGACGGTCTGTCACTCCCGGACCGACGACCTGGCCGCACACACCGGCCGTGCGGACATCGTCGTCGCCGCCGCGGGCGTGCCCGAACTCGTCGACGGGTCGATGCTGGCCGAGGACTCTGTCGTGATCGACGTCGGCGTCAATCGCGTCGAGACCGAGGATGGTAGCACACTCGTCGGTGACGTCGCCTTCGACAGCGCCAGCGAACTCGCGAGCGCGATCACGCCGGTGCCCGGTGGCGTCGGCCCGATGACGCGGGCCATGCTCCTCTACAATACGGTCAAGGCCGCCCACCTCCGTCGCGATCTGGCGTTCGACGGTCTCTGAGGCGCCGTCGATGAGGCTGCCATCCGTCCGTCTCGTGGGCTGAGTCACGGCGGGCGCGCTTAATGTGGCGAAGACCGCCGCTTCACGGCAGGTTTTTGTGAGCGCCCGGACAACCGTGGGTCAATGCCGACCGAACGGTACGACGTCGTCGTCGTCGGCGGTGGGACAGGAGGGACGTTCGCCGCTGTGACCGCCGCCCGGGCGGGCGCGTCGGTCGTCCTCCTCGAACGCAAGTCCGAATCGGAGGCCGGCCACATCGCCTGTGGAGACGCGATCAAAGGCCAGGACACCTTCCCCGACGTGATCGACCGCCAGCGGTTACGTGACGAGGCGTTCACCAACGAGGGCGTCACCCACGCCCTCTTCGAGGTGCCAAAGACCGGCCAGACGCTGGATTACGACTTCGGGGGTGTCGCGGGGTCGGTCCTCGACCGCAAGCGCTACGGCGAGATTCTCCTCGAAGAGACGATCGAGGCCGGTGTCGACATCCACTACGACACCGTCGTCAACGACGTGATCCAGGACGGCGTCCAGGTCACGGGCGTCGAGGCCGTCAGCGAGGGGACGCCGACGACCTACGAGGCCGACGTGGTCATCGACGCGGCGGGGGCGCTCTCCTTGCTCCAGGACGTCGCGGATCTGGACGAGGCGACCTTCGACACGAACGTCACCTACTCGCAGTTCTGTTCGGCGTATCGTGAGGTCATCAGCGTCGACGAACCGGTCGAGTGGTCGGACGCCATCGTGTTCAAGCCCACCGCGGAACTCGGCTATCTCTGGTATTTCCCGCGCACCCCCACGGAGATCAACGTCGGCGTGGGCTTCCAGATGACCGAGGAACCGATGCAACTCGTCCGGGCGATCCGCGAGGACGTCCAGAACCGCTCGGAGTTCGAAAACGCCACCGTCGAGGACAAACTCGGCGCTGCGCTTCCGACGCGGCGCCCGTACGACTCGGGGGTCGCGCCGGGGTATATCGCCGTCGGTGACGCCGCCGCGCACGTCAATCCGACGACCGGTGGCGGCATTCCCGGTGCGGCGAAAGGCGGGCACTGGGCGGGGGAGGTCGCTGCGTCTGCCATTGCCGACGGCGACGTGAGCGAGGCCGGCCTCTGGGAGTACAACCACCGCGTCCAGACCGACTTCGGAAAGCGCTTCGCCGCGATGGATCTGTACAACATCTTCGGGACGGCCCGCGATATCGACGATCTGGTCGATCTGCTCGCGGCGATGCCCGCCCAGCAGTTGATCGACGTCATCGGGAAGAAAGGCGAGGCATCGATGAACCTGGGCCTGAAACTCAAGGTCCTCGTGAAGACCCTCGGACACTGGGGCACCCTGCGTGACGTCTATCGGGTCAACGACCGGGCGTCCGAACTCAAGTCCATCTACGACGACTACCCGACCGATCCCGACGCCTACCACGCCTGGCTCGACCGCCGCGATTCCTTCATGGACGACTACTACGATCTCGTCGGCGCGGAGCCCAAGTACTGAGTCGGTCGATCGGGCCGTGTCGAGTCTGTTCACCGCTGTTGTGAGGCGACCGTTTCCGACGCTCCAGCGACCGCCCCGACCGGCCGATCGATCGGGTCCGATACCGCGATTGATACTCCGAATCGAAGATACCTTCCGGGCCGCCCCCTGTCGGTCGAACAGTGGACTCGGATCCGAGTCAACCGGTTATAGTATGTGAGAACTGGACCGAAGCATTAACCCAGAGTCGCGGGAAAAATAGTGATGATTGTTCCCATGGGACGTCAGATCACGACACGCCGAGGTGACGGGGTATGAGTCTGGCGCGGTCGGTGGCGACGGTGTTGCTCGCGGGCCTGTTGTTCGCGTCGGTCCTGGGGGCGAACGCGACGGTGGCCGCCGACCAGACCGTCCTCGACGACGAGTTCGTTGCCGATCGACTGACCGACAGTGAGGTGACCGCGAGCGTCTCCGAGTCGTTGCTCGACGGAGTGGGCGACCAGCAGAGTGCGTTCGTCGACGACCGCGTCGAGAGCGTCGTCGAGGGCTACGTCGCGTCTCAGACCGATGCGCTCGTCTCGGAGGTGTACGCGTACCTCCACGGTGATCGCGCGGAGTTGACGCTCACGGTCGAGACCGCGCCGCTGATCGAGAACCTCTCGGCGGCCGCCGAACAGCGCGTCCGTGAGGAGGACCCGATCGCGCTCGTTCGGAACTACTCCGAGGGCTCGATCGAGGAGCGCTTCGCCGGATCGACGTCGGTGACCAGCGACGATCTGGCGCGGTTGGACGACAACGCGAGTTCCTACGAGACGGTCCGGACGGAGGTGCGGGCTGACATCCGAGAGCGCGTGGTCGATGAACTGGTCGACGAACTGTACGCCGAGGTCACAACCGACGAACTGCTCGCGCTCGTGATCGACGACTACGATCCCACGGCCTACTCCGACGCCGAGAAACAGCGACTGCTCGACGAGTACGACGCGGAGATTCGGGCGGCGCTCGAACAGCGCGTCGAACAGACTCGGGGCGAGGAGATCGATCGTCGCGTCCAGTCACGACTCGACGACCTGGCCGGATCGGTCTCGACGGACGAAGCGGACAACGTCTCCGCGGCGGCGACGGCGATGGGCGGCACCTACGTGCAGGGGGTCGCAGGCGAGATGGACTACGCCACGTTCGACACGCAGGTGACCGCGGCACAGGACACCCTCGCCGTCGCCGTCGGGGATCGAGTCGCCGCCGACCTCCAGGCGCAACTGCCCGCAGAGATGGCGCTCGCGGAGTCGATGCCCGCCGAACAACGCTCCCAACTCGACACCGTCGCGAGCGCCGTCCAACTGCTCGACGTGCTGGTGTTCGTCTTCCCCGTCATCGCGATCGCTGCGATCGGCCTGCTCTTCTTGCTCACGGGATCGATCGGCCGGACCGCCGGCGTCACCGGTGTGACGCTTACGATCGTGGGCGTGCTCACCGTCGGCGGGTCGCTGAT belongs to Halococcoides cellulosivorans and includes:
- a CDS encoding geranylgeranyl reductase family protein — its product is MPTERYDVVVVGGGTGGTFAAVTAARAGASVVLLERKSESEAGHIACGDAIKGQDTFPDVIDRQRLRDEAFTNEGVTHALFEVPKTGQTLDYDFGGVAGSVLDRKRYGEILLEETIEAGVDIHYDTVVNDVIQDGVQVTGVEAVSEGTPTTYEADVVIDAAGALSLLQDVADLDEATFDTNVTYSQFCSAYREVISVDEPVEWSDAIVFKPTAELGYLWYFPRTPTEINVGVGFQMTEEPMQLVRAIREDVQNRSEFENATVEDKLGAALPTRRPYDSGVAPGYIAVGDAAAHVNPTTGGGIPGAAKGGHWAGEVAASAIADGDVSEAGLWEYNHRVQTDFGKRFAAMDLYNIFGTARDIDDLVDLLAAMPAQQLIDVIGKKGEASMNLGLKLKVLVKTLGHWGTLRDVYRVNDRASELKSIYDDYPTDPDAYHAWLDRRDSFMDDYYDLVGAEPKY